CGCCACGTCGGCCTCTACGAGGAGCGCTACCGCCCGGTCGGCGGCTACTCCACCGGGATGAAGCAGCGGGTCAAGCTCGCCCAGGCCCTGGTACACGACCCGGACCTGCTGCTCCTGGACGAGCCGACCAACGGCCTCGACCCGGCCGGCCGGGACGCCATGCTCGCCCTGATCCACCGGATCGGCACCGAGTTCGGCATCTCCGTGCTGGTCTGCTCGCACCTGCTCGGCGAGGTGGAGCGGATCTGCGACACGCTGGTCGCCGTCGACGGCGGCCGGCTGCTCCGCGCCGACCGCATCGCCGCGATGACGTCGGCCACCGACGTCCTCGCGGTCGAGGTCAGCGAGGGTACGGACGACCTCGCGGCCCGGCTCGCCGCGCTCGACCTGCCGGTGGCCCGGGAGGGGCGGCTGCTGCTCGTCCCGCTCGCCGACGACGCCACCTACGACCTGATCCTCGGCGCGGTCGCCGAGCTGGACCTGCCGCTGCACCGGCTGGACCAGCGCCGGCACCGGGTGGCCGAACTCTTCGCCACGAGGGAGCCCAGCCATGTCTGAGCCGACCGGCGTCATCCACGACATCGGCTACCAGCGCTACACCGGCCCCCGGTTGGGCCGCCGGCACGTCTTCGGCGCGCTCTACCTGCACGGCCTGCGGACCGCCTTCGGGCTGGGCCGCACCGCCAAGGCGAAGATCTTCCCCTGGCTGGTGGTCGCCATCGTCACCCTGGTCGCGGCCGGGGTCACCGCGGTCCGCAGCCAGATCGGCCAGGTGGTGATGACGTACGCCCAGTTCGCCGACGCGATGAGCTGGCTGGTCATCTTCTTCGTCGCGGTGGCCGCCCCCGAGCTGGTCTCCCGGGACCTGCGCAGCGGCGTGCTGCCGCTGTACTTCTCCCGGCCGCTGCCGCGCGGCGACTACGCGCTGGCCAAGCTGCTGGCCCTGGTCAGCGCGCTCTGGCTGCTGCTCGGCGGCCCGCAGTTGGTGATGTTCCTGGGCGCGGCGTTCACCACGAACAACGGGATGCGCGGGGTCTGGGACGAGCTGCTCGACCTGCTGCCCGGGCTGCTGTACGCCGGCCTCTGGGCGGTGGTCTTCGGCGCGGTCGGTCTGCTGGTCGCCTCGCTCACCGGCAAGCGGGCGTTCGCCGCCGGTGGCGTGGTGGCGGTGTTCCTGATGACCGCGCCGGTCGTCGGCGTCCTGTCGATCATGCCGTCCCGGACGGTCAACGAGCTGGCCTTCCTCGCCTCGCCCTCGACGCTCGTCGGCGGGGTGGGCACCTGGGCGCTCGGCGACCTGCTGGTGCCCGAGGGCCAGGGCGGCGGAATCCCGATCGGTGACTTCGGCCCCCTTTACGGGGTCGCCGCCGTCCTGCTGGTCGCCGCCTGCGTCACCCTGCTGCTGCTGCGATACCGGAAGGTGGCCACCCGATGACCACGCTCGACGCGGGCGCCCCGCCGGCCACCGCCACCAGCACGCTCGACCTGTCCGGCGTCTCCCGCTGGTACGGCAATGTGGTGGCGGTCAACGACGTCACCATGCGCCTCGGCCCGGGGGTCACCGGCCTGCTCGGCCCGAATGGCGCCGGCAAGACCACCCTGCTGCACATGATGGCCGGCTTCCTCGCCCCGTCCCGGGGCACGGTCGCCTTGGACGGCACGCCGACCTGGCGCAACCCCGGCGTCTACCGGCGGCTCGGCCTGGTCAGCGAGCGGGAGGCGGTGCACACCTTCCTCACCGCGTACGAGTTCGTGCTGGCCAGCGCGAAGCTGCACCGGCTGCCCGACCCGGAGGCGGCGGCGCGCCGGGCCATCGCGCTGGTGGAGATGGAGGACGCGCAGGGCCGGCGGATCGGCACGTACTCCAAGGGGATGCGCCAGCGCACCCGGGTGGCCGCGGCGCTGGTGCACGACCCGCAGGTGCTGCTGCTCGACGAGCCGTTCAACGGGATGGACCCGCGGCAGCGGCTGCACATGATGGGGCTGCTGCACTCCCTCGGCGACGCCGGCCGGACCATCCTGTTCAGCTCGCACATCCTGGAGGAGGTCGAGCAGGTCTCCGGCACCGTGCAGGTGATGGTGGCCGGCCGGCTGGCCGCGTCCGGCGACTTCCGGACCATCCGCCGGCTGATGACCAACCGGCCGCACGTGTTCGGCGTCCGCTCCACCGACGACCGGGCGCTCGCGGTGGCGCTGATGGCCGAACCGTCCGTCACCGGCGTCGAGCTGGACCGTACCGGCCTGACCGTCCGGGCCGGCGACTACGGCGCCTTCACCCGGGCGCTGCCGAAGATCGCGCTGGCCCGGGGCATCCGGGTCCGCGCGCTGACGCCCGAGGACGAATCCCTGGAGAGCGTCTTCTCCTACCTGGTGGGGGCCTGACCATGTGGACCGTTTCCTGGATCACCGCGCGTGGGCTGTTCGGCCGGCGCCGGTTCCTGATGCTGCTGCCGCTCCCGGTCGTGTTGGTGGCGCTGGCCGTGCTCTGCCGATCGCTGGGGGTGGACCCGGGCCAGTGGGGGCCGCCGGTGCTGGTCGGGTTGGGCCTGGCCGTGGTGCTGCCGGTGGTCGCGCTGATCGTCGGCACCGGCGTGCTGGGCGCCGAGATCGACGACGGCACGGTGGTGCACATCCTGACCAAGCCGCTGCCGCGGTGGCAGATCGTGCTGCCGAAGCTCGCGGTGGCGACCGGGGTCAGCGCGGTCACCGTCGCCGTCCCGCTCTACGTCGCGGGCGTGCTCGCCGATTCGGTACGCCTCGGCCTGGCGCTCGCCGCCGCCTCGACGCTCGGCGCGCTGGCGTACTCGGCGCTGTTCCTGGCGCTCAGCCTGGTCACCCGGCGACCGGTCCTGCTCGGCCTGGTCTACGTGCTGATCTGGGAGGGGCTGCTCGGCAACTTCGTCAGCGGCACGAAGGTGCTCTCGATCCAGCAGTGGGTGATCGCCCTCGCCGACCGGACGGCCCCGACCGCGCTGCTCTCCACCACCGTCTCCGTCCCGGTCGCCGCGGTGCTCACCGCTCTGGTGAGCGTCGGCTTCACCGTCCTGGCCATCGACCGCCTCCGCTCGTTCAGCGTGGCCGGCGAGACGAGCTGACCGGGTCGCCCGCGCCCCGAGGAACGGGGCGCGGGCGACGCGCCGTCAGAAGGCGCAGGCGATGACCAGGTCCGGGGTGCGGTCGGGGAGCAGGTCGAGTTTCGCGATCCGGCCGGCGGCGCGGAGGTCGTCGGCGATCAGCGTGAGCTGGTCGAGCAGGGCGGCCGGGCCGAGCGCCTCGGCCAGCGGCACTTCCGCCTTCATCGACAGTTTCCGCTCCGACTTGGCCCGGCGCACCTGGCTGAGCGCGTCGGAGGCCAGCCGCAGCAGCTCCGGGTCACCGGGACCCTGGACGGCCCGCCCCACCTCGTACGTCGTCGGCCAGGGCGACCGGTGCACCGAGCCGTACCGCCACCACGACCAGACCTCCTCGGTGACGAAGGGCAGCACCGGCGCGAAGAGCCGCAACTGCACCGAGAGCGCGGTCGCCAGCGCCGCCCGGGCCGAGTCGGCCCCCGGCCCGGTGCCGTAGGCGCGCTCCTTCACCAGTTCGATGTAGTCGTCGCAGAACCGCCAGAAGAACGCCTCGGTGGCCTGCAACGCCGCGGTGTGGTCGTACCCCTCGAAGGCGGACGTCGCGGTGGCGACCACGCCGGAGAGCTCGGCGAGCATGGCGGTGTCCAGCGGCTCGGTCGCCGGGGCGCGCAACGCGCCCGCGGCACCCAGCCCGAGGGCGAACCTGGACGCGTTCAGCAGCTTGGTGGCGAGCCGCCGACCGACCTTGATCTGGGCCGGGTCGAAGGCCAGGTCCATGCCGGGCTTGCCGTTGGCCGCCCAGTACCGCACCGCGTCGGAGCCGTGCTGCTCCAGCAGCGCCATCGGGGTGACCACGTTCCCCTTGGACTTGGACATCTTCTTCCGGTCCGGGTCGAGGATCCAGCCCGAGAGCACCGCGTCCCGCCAGGGCAGCAGGCCGTGCTCCAGGTGGGACCGGACCACTGAGGCGAAGAGCCAGGTCCGGATGATCTCCTGGCCCTGCGGGCGCAGGTCCATCGGGAAGACCCGGGCGAACAGGTCCGGGTCGGTCTCCCAGCCGCCGACGATCTGCGGGGTCAGCGATGAGGTCGCCCAGGTGTCCAGCACGTCCGGGTCGCCGATGAAACCGCCCGGCACGCCGCGCTGCGCCTCGTCGAAACCGGCCGGGGCGTCGCTGGACGGGTCGATCGGCAGCAGCGCCTCGTCCGGGGTGAGAGGCTGGGACCAGTCCGGCTCGCCAGCGTCGTCGAGCCGGTACCACACCGGCACCGGCACCCCGAAGAAGCGTTGCCGGCTGACCAGCCAGTCGCCGGTCAGCCCGCCCACCCAGTGGTCGTACCGGTGCTTCATGTGCTCGGGCACCCAGCGCAGCTCGGCGCCGCGGGCCAGCAGCTCGGCCCGCAGCCGCGGCTCCCGGCCGCCGTTGCGCAGGTACCACTGGCGGGTGGAGACGATCTCCAGCGGGCGGTCGCCCTTCTCGTAGAACTTCACCGGGTGGGTGATCGGGCGCGGCTCGCCGACCAGGTCGCCCGCGTCGGCCAGCATCTCGACCATGGTCCGCCGGGCGCCGTTGACCGTCTGCCCGGCCAGCGCCGCGTACGGCTCCGCCGGCACGCCGGCCGGCGGTTCGGGCAGCAGCCGGCCGTCCCGGCCGATCACCACCCGGGTGTCGAGCTGGAGCTCGCGCCACCAGGTCACGTCCGCCAGGTCGCCGAAGGTGCAGACCATCGCGATGCCGGTGCCCTTGGCCGGGTCCGCCAGCGGGTGCGCGCGCACCGGCACCTCGACCCCGAAGATCGGGGTACGCACCGACGCGCCCACCAGGTCGGCGTACCGCTCGTCGTCGGGGTGGCAGACCAGCGCCACGCAGGCCGGCAGCAGCTCCGGCCGGGTGGTGTCGATCAGCACCTCCCGCCCGTCCGGCCCGGTGAACCGCAGCCGGTGGTAGGCGCCCGGCCGCTCCCGGTCCTCCAGCTCCGCCTGGGCCACCGCGGTGGCGAACCCGACGTCCCAGAGCGTCGGCGCCTCCGCCTGGTACGCCTCGCCCCGGGCCAGGTTCCGCAGGAACGCCCGTTGCGACGTCGCCCGGGCCACCCAGCCGATGGTGGTGTACGTCAGCGACCAGTCCACCGACAGCCCGAGCCGCCGCCACAGCGCCTCGAAGACCTCCTCGTCGGCGACCGTCAGCAGCTCGCACAGCTCGATGAAGTTCTGCCGGGAGATCGACGTCGGGTCCTTCCGGGCCGCCTCGTTCACCGGGGCGGCGGGCGGCACCCAGGACGGGTCGTACGGCAGGGCCGGGTCGCAGCGCACCCCGTACACGTTCTGCGCCCGACGCTCGGTGGGCAGGCCGTTGTCGTCCCAGCCCATCGGGTAGAAGACCGTCCGGCCGCGCATCCGCTGGAACCGGGCCACCGTGTCCGTGTGCGTGTACGAGAAGACGTGTCCCATGTGCAGCTCGCCGGATACGGTCGGCGGCGGGGTGTCGATCGCGTATACGTCCGAGCGCTCCTTCGAGCGGTCGAACGCGTACGTGCCGTCCTCCTGCCAGTGGCGCGCCCAGGTCTCCTCGATGCCGTCCAGGGTCGGACGCTCGGGGACGCCGGCGCGGGCCGTCCTCGCCGTATCGGTCATCCGTCGATGCTAGGCCGTGGACGCCGGTCGGGCGACGCCATTGCCCGCGTGCCGATGGTGGGCCGCGCCGGGGCCCACCATCGGCACCCGCTCAGGGCCGGGTCCGGACGAGCAGCGGGCCACGGGTGGCCAGTTGCAGCCCGCGCGTCCCACCGGTGACCGCGTTGGCGCGGTCCAGGATGGTCGACACGGGCGCGTACGAGTTGTGTTCATCCGGGTTGGTGCACGGGCCGGTGCCCGGGTCACCGTTGGAGAGGATGCCCAGCGCCTTGCCGCCGGCCTCGGTGAACAGCGGTCCGCCGCTGTCCCCGGGACGCGCGCAGATCCGCACGTCGATGCCGCCGCTCGTCTTGCCGGTGATCTCCCCGCACCGCGTGCCCGGAACGTACCCCGCCCCGGCCCCGGAGTCGACGTAGACCTCGCCCGGCGCGGGGGTGTAGGCGGAGCCGGTCGCGCAGACCACCCAACCGACCTGGATGTCGGCGACCGGCACGTAGCCGGTGATCGCGATGTCCCGGCTGCTGGTGCAGCGCGGGTTGTCCTTCACGCACCAGTAGTTGACCAGGCTGGGCACCGGGCCGGTCTTCCGCAGCGGGTACGCCCAACGGTCGATCACGCCGGTCTGGTACGGCATGATCGCGTAATCGGTCGGGTAGGCGTTCTCGGCGAGCACCGGTGCGGTCGACTCGACGCCGACCCGGACCTTCGGCCCGAGGTACTGGTGCCAGGTGCGGTCCACGTGCTGGTGCCGCCCACCCACGACGCAGTGCCCGGCGGTCAGCACGTAGGAGACCCCGCCCTTGCCCACCACGTTGAAGCCGGTGGTGCAGCCGCCGACCGTGCCGTCGTCCCGGGGCACGTCCAGGCGGATCCCGCCGCGCATCGGGGCCTGGGCGCAGTAGCGGGGGTCGCACGCCTTCTCGATGCTGGCCCCGGCGACCCGGGCCTGGGCGCGGGCCGGTACGCCGGCGGCGGAGAGCGCGTCGGCCAGCCGGGCGTCCTGCCCGTCGATCCGGTCGCCGGTGAGCACCACGACCTCGTTGGCCCGCTGATCGACGACGACATCGGTGCCGGCGACCCCGCCGAGCGTGCCGGCGAGCCGGGTCGCGGCGGCGGTGAGCCGGGCCAGCGAGTTGCGCACGGGCGCCACCCGGACGTGGGCGGCGTCGGGCACGCCCGCCACGGCGGTCCGCAGCGGCGCGGCGTCGGTCGCCCCGATGGTCAGGACGCCGCCGGCGGTCTGGTCCAGCCACATGCCCCCGTACTGGGCCGGGAACTGGCCGGCCAGGCGGGTGGCGAGCGGCGCGGAAAGCTCCTGCAGGGCCAGCCGGCGGGCCGCCTCGGTCGGCGAGATCCGGTAGCGGCCGGTCAGGTAGGCGACCGAGGCCGGGGCGAGGTCGGCCAGGTTCCCGATGCTCCCGCCGCCGGCCTTCGCGCCGGCCGGGTCCGGCTGGGCCGGCGCCGCGCCGTCGGCGGGTGCCGACCGCCCGCCGAGGCCGGTGCGGGCTCGGGCGGGGCTGTCCGTCCCCGTGGCGTCACCCGCCACGGCGGCCGGCGTGGTCGCCGGTCCGCGGTCGTCCTCCGCCCGCGCGGCCAGCGTGACGAGACCGCCCGCGAGCGTCCCGGCGACCGCCAGCCCAGCAATGATCATGCGTGATGGTGCGCGCACGCCGTACCCTCCCGTGTGTTCGGCAGTGCCTGATCGGCAGGATCGACGGTCACGCGCGGACCGTGCTGTCCGTCCGGCATGATGCGGCCGATCGACGAGCCGTCAGTCTAGTCAGCGGCGATCAGATCAGGCTGTCCCGCCACTGCCGGTGCAGGGCGGCGTACCGGCCACCGGCGGCGGCCAGCTCGGCCGGGGCGCCGTCCTCGACGATCCGGCCGCCGTCGAGCACCAGCACCCGGTCGGCTATCTCCACGGTGGAGAGCCGATGCGCGATCACCAGGGCGGTCCGATCCCGCAGGATGCTGCCGAGCGCCCCCTGCACCAGCCGCTCGGTCGGCACGTCCAGCGACGAGGTCGCCTCGTCCAGGATCAGCACCCGCGGGTCGGCCAGGAACGCCCGGGCGAACGCGACGAGCTGGCGCTGCCCGGCGGAGAGCCGGCCGCCGCGCCGGTGCACCTCGGTGGCGTACCCGTCGGGGAGCGCGGCGATGAAGTCGTGCGCGCCGATGGCCCGGGCGGCGGCCTCCACCGCCGCGTCGTCCGCGCCCGGCCGGCCGAACCGGATGTTCTCCGCCACCGAGCCGCTGAACAGGTGGTTCTCCTGGGTGACCAGCACCACCGCCCGGCGCAACTCGGCGTCGGCCAGGTCCCGCAGGTCCACCCCGTCCAGGGTGACGGCGCCGCCGGCCGGGTCGTGGAACCGGGCCAGCAGCTTGGCGATGGTCGACTTGCCGGCGCCGGTCGGGCCGACCAGCGCGACGGTCTGCCCGGCCGGCACGGTCAGCTCCAGCTCGGACAGGATCGGCGCGTCCGGCCGGTAGCCGAAGGAGACCGACCGGAAGACCACCGCGCCCCGGCCCGGCCCGGTCGGCAGCGGCACCGGCCGGTCCGGCTCGGCCACCGCGGGTCGCTCGTCGAGCACCCCGGCGAGCTTCTCCAGCGCGGCGGTGGCCGACTGGAGCGAGTTGTAGAACTGGCTCAGTTCCTGCATCGGCTCGAAGAACCGGCGCAGGTAGAGCAGGAACGCGGCGAGCACGCCCACCTCGGTCCGCCCGGCCAGCACCCGCCAGCCGCCGTAGCCCAGCACCAGCGCCACGGTGAGGTTGCCGATCACCTTGATCCCTGGCGAGTAGACCGCGATCAGCCGGAAGGCGCGCAGGCTGGCCTGCCGGTAGTCGTGGTTCACCGCGGCGAAGATCCGCTGGTTGCGCGGCTCCCGCCGGTACGCCTGCACCGCGCGGATGCCCCGCAGCGACTCGACGAAGTGCACGATGACCAGCGCGACGGCTTCCCGGGTCCGCCGGTACGCCCCGGCGGACGCCCGGGCGAACCAGCGGGACAGCCAGAACAGGAACGGGAAGGCGAGCAGGGTCGCCGCGGCCAGCGGCAGGTCCAGCCAGAGCAGGATGCCGGCGACGGACAGCACCGACAGCGCCGCGACCACCAGGTTGTCGATCCCGCCGTCGACCAGCTCGGCGATCGAGTCGAGGTCGCTGGTCAGCCGGGACACCATCCGCCCGGAGGTGTACCGCTCGTGGAAGCCGACGTCCAGGCGGAGGAAGTGGCCGTAGACCCGCTGGCGGAGGTCGAGCAGGACGGCCTGGCCGATCCGGGCGGCGAGGGTGAGGAAGCCGCGCCGGGCCGCGTACTCGGTGATGCTCGCGGCGGCGAACGCGGCGGCGACGGCGACCAGCGGTCCGGGGTCGCCGGCGCGCAGCGGCGCGATGGCCCGGTCGATGCCGAGCATGACCAGGTACGGGCCGGACATCGCGGCAGCGTTCTGGGCCAGCAGCAGCGCCACGGCCAACCCGAGCCGCCGGCGGTGCGGGCGGAGGAGCTGGCCGAGCAGGGCCCGGCTGCGGGCCCGGAGCCGGGCGACGGCCTCCGGCGCCGCGTCCTCGGCCCGGCTGCGGTCGGCGTCCGGGTCGGTGGCCCGCCCGCGCCACCGGGCCAGGTCGAGTTCGTCGTCCGGGGCGCTTCTCGGTCGGGGGACCGGGGGTGACCCGTCCGGCGCCTCCGTCACGAGCGCACCAGGCCGGCGTCGTCGTGCCGCTCCACCGGCCCGGCCGACAGCACCGCCCGGTACGCCGGCACGGTGGCCAGCAGCTCGGAGTGGGTGCCGACGGCGACGATCCGGCCGTCGTCGAGCAGGGCCACCCGGTCGGCGAGCGCCACGGTCGACGGGCGGTGCACCACCAGCAGCGCGGTGGTGTCCCGCAGCACCCGCCGCAGCGCGGACTCGACCAGCGCCTCGGTGTGCACGTCGAGGGCGGAGAGCGGGTCGTCCAGCACGAGCAGCGCCGGCCGGCCGAGCACCGCGCGGGCCAGCGCCAGCCGCTGCCGCTGGCCGCCGGAGAGGGAGAGCCCCTGCTCGCCGATCCGGGTGGCCAGCCCCCACGGCAGGTCGTACGCGAACTCGGCCTGGGCGAGGGCGAGCGCCGCCCGGACCTCCTCCTTGCCGGCGTCCGGCCGGCCGAGGGTCAGGTTCTCCCAGACCGACATGGAGAAGAGCGTCGGCTCCTCGAAGGCGACCCCGACCAGCCGGCGCAGCGAGGCGAGCCGCAGGTCCCGCAGGTCCCGCCCGTCCAGGGTGATCCGCCCGCCGGTCACCTCGTGCAGCCGGGGGACCAGGGAGAGCAGCGTGCTCTTGCCGCAGCCGGTGGCCCCGACCAGGGCGAGCGTCTCGCCCGGCTCGAC
The window above is part of the Micromonospora inositola genome. Proteins encoded here:
- a CDS encoding trypsin-like serine protease — protein: MIIAGLAVAGTLAGGLVTLAARAEDDRGPATTPAAVAGDATGTDSPARARTGLGGRSAPADGAAPAQPDPAGAKAGGGSIGNLADLAPASVAYLTGRYRISPTEAARRLALQELSAPLATRLAGQFPAQYGGMWLDQTAGGVLTIGATDAAPLRTAVAGVPDAAHVRVAPVRNSLARLTAAATRLAGTLGGVAGTDVVVDQRANEVVVLTGDRIDGQDARLADALSAAGVPARAQARVAGASIEKACDPRYCAQAPMRGGIRLDVPRDDGTVGGCTTGFNVVGKGGVSYVLTAGHCVVGGRHQHVDRTWHQYLGPKVRVGVESTAPVLAENAYPTDYAIMPYQTGVIDRWAYPLRKTGPVPSLVNYWCVKDNPRCTSSRDIAITGYVPVADIQVGWVVCATGSAYTPAPGEVYVDSGAGAGYVPGTRCGEITGKTSGGIDVRICARPGDSGGPLFTEAGGKALGILSNGDPGTGPCTNPDEHNSYAPVSTILDRANAVTGGTRGLQLATRGPLLVRTRP
- a CDS encoding ABC transporter permease — encoded protein: MSEPTGVIHDIGYQRYTGPRLGRRHVFGALYLHGLRTAFGLGRTAKAKIFPWLVVAIVTLVAAGVTAVRSQIGQVVMTYAQFADAMSWLVIFFVAVAAPELVSRDLRSGVLPLYFSRPLPRGDYALAKLLALVSALWLLLGGPQLVMFLGAAFTTNNGMRGVWDELLDLLPGLLYAGLWAVVFGAVGLLVASLTGKRAFAAGGVVAVFLMTAPVVGVLSIMPSRTVNELAFLASPSTLVGGVGTWALGDLLVPEGQGGGIPIGDFGPLYGVAAVLLVAACVTLLLLRYRKVATR
- the valS gene encoding valine--tRNA ligase — encoded protein: MTDTARTARAGVPERPTLDGIEETWARHWQEDGTYAFDRSKERSDVYAIDTPPPTVSGELHMGHVFSYTHTDTVARFQRMRGRTVFYPMGWDDNGLPTERRAQNVYGVRCDPALPYDPSWVPPAAPVNEAARKDPTSISRQNFIELCELLTVADEEVFEALWRRLGLSVDWSLTYTTIGWVARATSQRAFLRNLARGEAYQAEAPTLWDVGFATAVAQAELEDRERPGAYHRLRFTGPDGREVLIDTTRPELLPACVALVCHPDDERYADLVGASVRTPIFGVEVPVRAHPLADPAKGTGIAMVCTFGDLADVTWWRELQLDTRVVIGRDGRLLPEPPAGVPAEPYAALAGQTVNGARRTMVEMLADAGDLVGEPRPITHPVKFYEKGDRPLEIVSTRQWYLRNGGREPRLRAELLARGAELRWVPEHMKHRYDHWVGGLTGDWLVSRQRFFGVPVPVWYRLDDAGEPDWSQPLTPDEALLPIDPSSDAPAGFDEAQRGVPGGFIGDPDVLDTWATSSLTPQIVGGWETDPDLFARVFPMDLRPQGQEIIRTWLFASVVRSHLEHGLLPWRDAVLSGWILDPDRKKMSKSKGNVVTPMALLEQHGSDAVRYWAANGKPGMDLAFDPAQIKVGRRLATKLLNASRFALGLGAAGALRAPATEPLDTAMLAELSGVVATATSAFEGYDHTAALQATEAFFWRFCDDYIELVKERAYGTGPGADSARAALATALSVQLRLFAPVLPFVTEEVWSWWRYGSVHRSPWPTTYEVGRAVQGPGDPELLRLASDALSQVRRAKSERKLSMKAEVPLAEALGPAALLDQLTLIADDLRAAGRIAKLDLLPDRTPDLVIACAF
- a CDS encoding ABC transporter ATP-binding protein, coding for MTEAPDGSPPVPRPRSAPDDELDLARWRGRATDPDADRSRAEDAAPEAVARLRARSRALLGQLLRPHRRRLGLAVALLLAQNAAAMSGPYLVMLGIDRAIAPLRAGDPGPLVAVAAAFAAASITEYAARRGFLTLAARIGQAVLLDLRQRVYGHFLRLDVGFHERYTSGRMVSRLTSDLDSIAELVDGGIDNLVVAALSVLSVAGILLWLDLPLAAATLLAFPFLFWLSRWFARASAGAYRRTREAVALVIVHFVESLRGIRAVQAYRREPRNQRIFAAVNHDYRQASLRAFRLIAVYSPGIKVIGNLTVALVLGYGGWRVLAGRTEVGVLAAFLLYLRRFFEPMQELSQFYNSLQSATAALEKLAGVLDERPAVAEPDRPVPLPTGPGRGAVVFRSVSFGYRPDAPILSELELTVPAGQTVALVGPTGAGKSTIAKLLARFHDPAGGAVTLDGVDLRDLADAELRRAVVLVTQENHLFSGSVAENIRFGRPGADDAAVEAAARAIGAHDFIAALPDGYATEVHRRGGRLSAGQRQLVAFARAFLADPRVLILDEATSSLDVPTERLVQGALGSILRDRTALVIAHRLSTVEIADRVLVLDGGRIVEDGAPAELAAAGGRYAALHRQWRDSLI
- a CDS encoding ABC transporter permease; the protein is MWTVSWITARGLFGRRRFLMLLPLPVVLVALAVLCRSLGVDPGQWGPPVLVGLGLAVVLPVVALIVGTGVLGAEIDDGTVVHILTKPLPRWQIVLPKLAVATGVSAVTVAVPLYVAGVLADSVRLGLALAAASTLGALAYSALFLALSLVTRRPVLLGLVYVLIWEGLLGNFVSGTKVLSIQQWVIALADRTAPTALLSTTVSVPVAAVLTALVSVGFTVLAIDRLRSFSVAGETS
- a CDS encoding ABC transporter ATP-binding protein, coding for MTTLDAGAPPATATSTLDLSGVSRWYGNVVAVNDVTMRLGPGVTGLLGPNGAGKTTLLHMMAGFLAPSRGTVALDGTPTWRNPGVYRRLGLVSEREAVHTFLTAYEFVLASAKLHRLPDPEAAARRAIALVEMEDAQGRRIGTYSKGMRQRTRVAAALVHDPQVLLLDEPFNGMDPRQRLHMMGLLHSLGDAGRTILFSSHILEEVEQVSGTVQVMVAGRLAASGDFRTIRRLMTNRPHVFGVRSTDDRALAVALMAEPSVTGVELDRTGLTVRAGDYGAFTRALPKIALARGIRVRALTPEDESLESVFSYLVGA
- a CDS encoding ABC transporter ATP-binding protein, with the protein product MTLIATESLTKTYGGRVTALADLTVSVEPGIIGLVGANGAGKSTLIKILLGLLPPTSGRVSVLGLDPTTDPAAVRARVGYMPEHDALPPDLSAAELVTHLGRISGLPRTVARERASEALRHVGLYEERYRPVGGYSTGMKQRVKLAQALVHDPDLLLLDEPTNGLDPAGRDAMLALIHRIGTEFGISVLVCSHLLGEVERICDTLVAVDGGRLLRADRIAAMTSATDVLAVEVSEGTDDLAARLAALDLPVAREGRLLLVPLADDATYDLILGAVAELDLPLHRLDQRRHRVAELFATREPSHV